Proteins encoded in a region of the Acetomicrobium sp. S15 = DSM 107314 genome:
- a CDS encoding dicarboxylate/amino acid:cation symporter, whose translation MAELDTVLRLGKRPLYILMGAVIGAVVGAIIGPEISVIKPFGDAFIYLLRFIVGPLILVSIAHSATVVEDYRRMGRVFGWFMAYWAIMGIIAAVIGYTTANIMKPGIGVALGEKEIQLAAVSVRDVILGWIPQNSIRPLLELNIVQVIIIALLVGFSVVLVKDVAPQESKFMKDFLASALAVIYKIVDIILWYAPIGVFALMGDLVGTIGGVGLAAVGKMVLTQWTAYLLIFIIVHPIVLLLILRVNPLTFWKKVYPAMITAFSTQSSSATLPVTLRVTKALGVPDDAANLILPIAATINMQAVAAEMPIYAVWAAQMYGAQLTVAHVVVALLMGVFGAAACAGVPGGGILIAAITLQTLGLPLAPVGWIAGIYVAIDVLNTTLNVTGDPLGVMVASKALGEFDRERFYAPIK comes from the coding sequence ATGGCAGAGTTAGATACTGTGTTGAGGCTCGGCAAGAGGCCGCTTTATATTCTCATGGGAGCCGTGATCGGCGCAGTCGTGGGGGCCATCATCGGTCCTGAGATCTCGGTCATAAAACCCTTCGGTGACGCATTTATCTATCTTTTAAGGTTCATAGTGGGTCCGCTTATCCTTGTTTCGATAGCCCACTCAGCTACTGTTGTAGAGGATTATCGCAGAATGGGGAGGGTTTTTGGTTGGTTTATGGCCTATTGGGCGATTATGGGTATTATTGCCGCTGTTATTGGATATACAACAGCTAATATTATGAAGCCTGGTATAGGCGTCGCGCTCGGAGAGAAAGAGATTCAACTGGCTGCCGTATCGGTGCGGGATGTTATATTAGGGTGGATACCCCAGAACAGCATCAGACCGCTATTGGAACTCAACATCGTACAGGTCATAATTATAGCTCTATTGGTAGGCTTTAGCGTAGTCTTAGTCAAGGATGTAGCCCCTCAAGAGAGCAAATTCATGAAAGATTTCCTCGCCTCAGCATTGGCAGTAATCTATAAGATTGTTGATATTATACTCTGGTATGCGCCTATTGGAGTGTTCGCTCTCATGGGCGATCTCGTTGGGACCATTGGAGGAGTGGGTCTTGCCGCCGTAGGCAAAATGGTGCTCACTCAATGGACAGCTTATTTGCTGATTTTTATTATAGTGCATCCGATTGTTTTGCTCTTGATACTTCGAGTCAACCCGCTAACATTTTGGAAAAAGGTTTACCCTGCCATGATAACAGCCTTCTCTACCCAGAGCAGTTCTGCTACACTTCCGGTGACGTTGAGGGTAACGAAGGCACTGGGCGTCCCGGATGATGCAGCCAATCTGATCCTTCCCATAGCGGCTACCATCAACATGCAAGCTGTGGCTGCAGAAATGCCCATTTATGCGGTATGGGCGGCACAGATGTATGGCGCACAGCTCACCGTGGCGCACGTGGTCGTGGCGCTCCTCATGGGGGTTTTCGGCGCTGCTGCATGTGCCGGCGTTCCTGGTGGCGGTATATTGATCGCCGCCATTACGCTCCAAACGTTGGGGTTGCCCCTCGCGCCGGTGGGGTGGATAGCTGGCATATATGTCGCCATAGATGTTTTAAACACGACATTGAACGTTACGGGCGATCCGCTCGGCGTGATGGTGGCGAGCAAGGCATTGGGAGAGTTCGACAGGGAAAGATTCTATGCTCCTATAAAATAG
- a CDS encoding lactate utilization protein, producing the protein MSSWDDVRKEYYRRLGASVTKALEGNGFKARYVETGNAAREAVLELIPPGASVGIPGSVTIRELGLPEALESRGHKIFHHWGVSLSPEERAKRLMDENASDVLLTSSNAVTLDGILVNIDGSGNRVSGMAWASNRIIFVVGINKVCRDVESAIQRIRDVATPMNAIRLNTNVPCKSVGHCVNCNSPERLCRAVLTLERVPTGRDAHVILVGEALGY; encoded by the coding sequence ATGTCGTCGTGGGATGATGTGCGCAAAGAATACTACCGACGTCTGGGAGCAAGCGTTACCAAGGCACTGGAAGGAAACGGATTCAAGGCTCGCTATGTAGAGACAGGAAATGCGGCCAGGGAGGCTGTCTTGGAACTCATACCCCCCGGTGCATCCGTCGGCATCCCAGGAAGTGTAACGATCAGGGAGCTGGGTTTGCCCGAGGCTCTCGAGTCGCGAGGACACAAGATATTCCACCATTGGGGTGTATCTCTGTCACCCGAAGAGAGAGCCAAAAGGCTCATGGACGAAAACGCATCGGATGTATTGTTGACTAGCTCAAACGCCGTGACGCTCGACGGAATCCTCGTCAATATCGATGGCTCCGGCAACCGCGTCTCAGGAATGGCCTGGGCGAGCAACAGGATAATTTTTGTAGTAGGGATAAACAAGGTGTGTCGCGACGTAGAATCTGCCATACAGCGGATCAGAGACGTGGCTACCCCTATGAATGCTATCCGTCTGAACACGAACGTCCCCTGCAAGAGCGTGGGGCACTGCGTAAACTGCAACAGTCCAGAGCGGCTTTGCAGGGCAGTGTTAACCCTCGAGCGGGTACCTACGGGTCGCGACGCTCATGTGATCTTGGTCGGCGAAGCGCTCGGCTACTAA
- the sfsA gene encoding DNA/RNA nuclease SfsA, producing MKRILAYFLDRPNRFVVRVETKNGVVSAYLPNPGRLWEILLPGTPLLLAASSGTLPYVVMAAKRANEWILLHTHMANRAARHMLARNLVPGLEDSELIRPEFTIGDSRFDFLLERDGQKVLLEVKSCTLFGKEVAAFPDAVTARGKRHIEEMARLTKEGFKAFLLFIVNSLSPRAFIPDYHTDFDFATALANARNIIDIAPVAVRWDEELTMRVNPERLTIPWQIIDREMADSGAYMVIFELKEPKTIKIGSLGEISFRPAYYVYVGSAKKNLSARVNRHSRKRKNEHWHIDYLSSASKATRLLPIRTQEDIECLLSKDLMGICDFAITNFGASDCDCRSHLFGFLKDPIKRTDFVNLLLYYRLDRPYRGALIGHTSSTSGMPLAGIAPSTRLHL from the coding sequence TTGAAAAGGATATTGGCATATTTTCTTGATCGCCCAAACAGGTTCGTCGTTAGGGTCGAGACCAAAAATGGCGTCGTCTCCGCTTACCTGCCAAACCCAGGAAGGCTGTGGGAAATCTTGTTGCCAGGCACTCCATTGCTACTGGCGGCGTCATCGGGCACATTGCCGTATGTAGTCATGGCCGCTAAAAGGGCGAACGAATGGATACTGCTGCACACTCACATGGCCAATCGCGCGGCGAGACACATGCTCGCGAGAAACCTCGTTCCCGGACTCGAGGATTCTGAGCTGATACGGCCGGAATTTACGATAGGCGATAGCCGTTTCGACTTTTTGCTCGAAAGGGACGGCCAAAAGGTCTTGCTGGAAGTCAAATCCTGCACGCTCTTCGGAAAAGAGGTAGCTGCCTTTCCTGACGCCGTCACCGCGAGGGGTAAAAGGCACATCGAGGAGATGGCCAGGCTGACTAAGGAGGGTTTCAAAGCCTTCCTGTTGTTCATTGTAAATTCTTTAAGCCCAAGGGCGTTCATCCCAGACTACCACACCGATTTCGACTTTGCGACTGCCCTTGCGAATGCCCGCAACATCATCGACATAGCCCCTGTCGCAGTGCGTTGGGACGAAGAGCTCACAATGCGGGTAAATCCCGAAAGGCTTACCATCCCTTGGCAAATTATCGATAGGGAAATGGCCGATAGCGGCGCCTATATGGTTATTTTCGAGCTGAAGGAGCCGAAGACTATAAAAATCGGCTCCTTAGGAGAGATTTCCTTCCGCCCAGCGTATTACGTCTACGTCGGCTCCGCCAAAAAGAACCTGTCGGCGCGCGTTAATCGCCACAGCAGAAAGAGAAAGAACGAGCATTGGCATATAGATTATCTGAGCAGCGCTTCCAAAGCTACACGTCTTCTTCCCATAAGGACCCAAGAAGACATAGAATGTCTCCTATCGAAGGATCTCATGGGGATATGCGACTTCGCTATAACCAACTTCGGCGCAAGCGATTGCGATTGCAGATCGCATTTGTTCGGCTTCTTGAAAGACCCCATTAAACGCACCGACTTCGTAAATTTGCTGCTCTACTATCGTTTAGACAGGCCGTACAGGGGCGCCCTTATCGGGCACACCTCATCCACGTCAGGCATGCCTCTCGCCGGCATCGCTCCAAGCACGCGTCTCCACCTCTGA
- a CDS encoding Na+/H+ antiporter subunit E, translated as MKRGNRLRTYRKAPVVLFFALFSFWVLFTGRVELSVLAIGIVLSMVVTRITWRTFFSSAHEIQHHVESPLHFRLREAVVFFPFYAWNIFKATAQVAFLALRPRIELMPGIIKVETGLKNKTTLVILANQITLTPGTLTVDTDITNHSLFVHSLNLSTLDACSAREEIRHLEERLRRLME; from the coding sequence GTGAAAAGGGGGAACCGCTTGCGGACTTACAGAAAGGCACCTGTTGTCCTTTTCTTCGCTCTTTTTTCATTCTGGGTACTGTTTACAGGCAGAGTGGAGTTGTCGGTTCTGGCGATCGGAATTGTGCTCAGCATGGTTGTTACCCGCATCACTTGGCGGACTTTTTTTTCGTCGGCTCACGAAATACAACATCACGTGGAGTCTCCGTTGCATTTTCGCCTGCGTGAGGCAGTGGTCTTTTTTCCGTTTTATGCCTGGAATATTTTTAAGGCGACCGCACAGGTGGCCTTTTTGGCGCTAAGGCCCCGCATTGAACTGATGCCGGGAATTATCAAGGTTGAGACCGGCCTTAAAAACAAAACTACTCTCGTGATCCTTGCAAATCAAATCACTCTTACGCCGGGCACCTTGACTGTTGACACCGACATAACTAATCATAGTCTTTTTGTGCACTCCTTGAACCTCAGCACATTGGATGCATGCTCTGCCCGCGAGGAAATCAGACACCTTGAGGAGCGACTGAGGAGGCTCATGGAATGA
- a CDS encoding monovalent cation/H+ antiporter complex subunit F, which produces MIFFVLWGLMLAAIAGFWRVIVGPTVPDRIVAADALSIILTTVLTLLALVFGNGIFLDIALAFAVLAFADVLIMAKYFEHGELHR; this is translated from the coding sequence ATGATATTTTTTGTCTTGTGGGGGCTCATGCTTGCAGCGATAGCGGGATTCTGGCGAGTTATAGTGGGCCCTACGGTTCCCGACAGAATTGTCGCAGCCGACGCCCTGTCTATCATTCTGACCACGGTACTGACATTACTGGCCTTGGTCTTTGGGAACGGCATCTTCCTGGATATAGCTTTGGCCTTTGCGGTCTTGGCTTTCGCAGACGTGCTTATAATGGCTAAATACTTTGAGCATGGAGAGCTCCATCGATGA
- the mnhG gene encoding monovalent cation/H(+) antiporter subunit G yields MRIEVSLVVAYTFMVVGVFFSITSALGIIRFPDVYARIHAGTKALTGGALMVLVGAAIYAPTWQATAKILLIALFFVFTNPLSSHAIARACFRHGIRPKIVFKDDYSEALANSKEEIQS; encoded by the coding sequence ATGAGGATCGAAGTGTCTCTTGTCGTCGCTTATACCTTTATGGTCGTCGGTGTGTTTTTCTCCATAACCTCGGCTTTGGGGATAATAAGGTTTCCAGATGTTTATGCGCGAATTCACGCCGGCACGAAGGCACTTACCGGAGGAGCTTTGATGGTTTTAGTCGGTGCGGCGATTTACGCCCCAACCTGGCAGGCTACGGCAAAGATACTCCTCATTGCCCTTTTCTTCGTGTTCACAAACCCCCTTTCGTCTCATGCCATTGCCAGGGCATGCTTTCGTCACGGTATTAGGCCCAAAATTGTCTTCAAGGATGACTATAGTGAAGCTCTGGCCAACAGCAAGGAGGAAATACAGTCGTGA
- a CDS encoding hydrogenase subunit MbhD domain-containing protein yields the protein MNISFYALICGFLVLTAAVASEIEDILSAVISLSVFSVLLVIAFVILQAPDVGLTQAVISSGLITSLFLVAYSQTKKQGLWGKDGN from the coding sequence GTGAACATTTCCTTCTACGCTTTGATCTGCGGCTTTCTGGTTTTGACTGCCGCAGTTGCTTCCGAGATAGAGGACATCTTAAGCGCAGTGATAAGCCTCTCTGTATTTAGCGTTTTACTTGTCATTGCATTTGTTATACTTCAGGCGCCCGATGTGGGTTTGACACAGGCTGTTATTAGCTCGGGGCTTATTACGTCGCTGTTTTTGGTTGCGTATAGTCAAACGAAAAAACAAGGCCTTTGGGGAAAGGATGGCAATTAA
- the mbhE gene encoding hydrogen gas-evolving membrane-bound hydrogenase subunit E yields the protein MPRLSVFPRIAALFLCLSLGWWLWKGIVVLEEPEYITGPAVHYIEKTAEETGASNIVAAILFDYRALDTLCEATVIYTAVCGIALLFAKSKYRKSSIGLSFIVKRGLGFVVPFLLLYAAGIVLMGHLTPGGGFQGGVVFATATILFCIVYGSNFEAAKINPKAKEFIESSGAVLFTLIGFIGFCAGAGFLANVAAGFPKGEVGSFLSGGTIPLLNIAVGMKVGAGMSTIFYSMVKFLEVRPEESPEVDKP from the coding sequence ATGCCAAGGCTGTCGGTTTTCCCCCGCATAGCGGCATTATTTCTTTGCCTTTCTCTGGGATGGTGGCTCTGGAAGGGTATCGTGGTTTTGGAGGAACCCGAATACATCACGGGCCCAGCGGTGCATTACATCGAAAAGACAGCCGAAGAAACCGGAGCCTCTAACATAGTTGCGGCTATCCTGTTCGACTATCGGGCTCTTGACACTCTGTGTGAGGCCACGGTGATTTATACGGCCGTCTGCGGTATTGCTCTACTTTTTGCCAAAAGTAAATATAGGAAGTCTTCGATAGGGCTTTCGTTCATCGTAAAAAGGGGGCTCGGTTTCGTTGTTCCCTTCCTGTTGTTATACGCTGCTGGTATAGTCCTCATGGGCCACCTTACCCCTGGTGGGGGTTTTCAAGGCGGAGTAGTTTTTGCGACTGCTACGATCCTCTTTTGCATAGTTTATGGGTCCAACTTTGAAGCCGCCAAGATTAACCCCAAGGCAAAGGAATTCATCGAATCGTCGGGAGCCGTTCTCTTTACTCTTATCGGATTTATAGGATTCTGCGCCGGAGCAGGTTTTTTGGCCAATGTAGCGGCGGGTTTTCCCAAGGGCGAGGTGGGGAGTTTTCTTAGCGGAGGCACCATACCGCTACTTAACATTGCTGTTGGAATGAAAGTTGGTGCGGGTATGTCAACCATTTTTTATAGCATGGTCAAGTTTTTGGAGGTAAGACCTGAAGAATCTCCGGAGGTGGATAAACCGTGA
- a CDS encoding NADH-quinone oxidoreductase subunit K produces the protein MTVIRLSYGTAILIFCIGLYTIISKRNLFKTVIGLALMESAVLLLIVTSGYIPGGVPPIIPINGVAVNPLPHAFTLTAIVIGASDVAMALALIMKLHQRYGTVDLDKIRGLRG, from the coding sequence GTGACGGTGATCAGGTTGAGCTACGGTACGGCTATCTTGATATTCTGCATAGGCCTGTATACGATAATCTCAAAAAGAAACCTTTTTAAAACTGTCATAGGGCTTGCGCTCATGGAGTCTGCAGTGCTGCTTTTAATAGTGACTTCTGGCTACATTCCTGGTGGAGTACCCCCCATCATACCGATAAACGGCGTTGCCGTTAATCCCCTTCCCCATGCCTTTACGCTGACGGCGATTGTAATTGGAGCAAGCGACGTCGCTATGGCTCTTGCTCTCATAATGAAGCTCCACCAGCGATATGGCACAGTGGACCTGGATAAGATCAGAGGACTTCGTGGATGA
- a CDS encoding complex I subunit 5 family protein, whose amino-acid sequence MTPVLAIVTPLAWGFLIPLVYLFRKSLLKWAIPLFEFAIFAITLAAAFSGWRQYTLSFLGGWPAELGIVFVVDKLSAFFLVLVAIGGGGAFLCSYGRLKSGPWRYYVIFFLLQGAMNGVIVTGDIFNLFVFYEIFSLAAYLLVAFTMSWQAIEAGLKYLVMGTVGAFFILLGIAYIFMATGSLNMAILSVSLSQIPKETLTVIAVCLLVGLFIKIGAFPVHFWLPDAHSSAQTAVSALLSGVVVKISVYALIRVSLLFFLEARPNIFAVITAVGVLSVMGGHLMALRQEDIKRLLAYSTVAQIGYILIGVGVGTAAGITAAAFHAVNHMFMKAGLFITAGHITEDMKTRNISELRGLYHHRRGFVVIFTILAAAIIGIPPLSGFMGKWYLMLASVSAGNIVPALALAIGTVLSALYYLRILSAFYSPGDAPPARENPYWPFLVAGAFSVCCVILGFAPFFPPLWGVFSEIGICAMDRAGYVAAVFLE is encoded by the coding sequence ATGACTCCAGTCTTGGCCATAGTTACGCCTCTTGCCTGGGGGTTTTTGATCCCGCTGGTATATCTTTTTCGAAAATCCCTGCTAAAGTGGGCCATTCCACTTTTCGAGTTTGCCATCTTCGCGATTACCCTTGCTGCAGCTTTTTCTGGATGGCGACAATACACTCTTTCATTCCTTGGAGGGTGGCCTGCTGAACTTGGAATAGTGTTCGTTGTGGACAAGTTGTCAGCCTTTTTTTTGGTCCTTGTGGCCATAGGAGGTGGCGGCGCATTTCTGTGTTCCTACGGGCGCCTAAAAAGTGGGCCCTGGAGATACTACGTTATCTTTTTCCTACTCCAAGGGGCCATGAACGGCGTTATAGTCACGGGAGACATATTCAACCTCTTCGTCTTCTACGAGATATTCTCGCTGGCAGCATATCTCCTAGTTGCCTTTACCATGTCCTGGCAGGCCATAGAGGCGGGGCTAAAATACCTCGTGATGGGAACTGTCGGAGCCTTCTTTATTCTGCTCGGTATTGCCTATATCTTCATGGCCACAGGCTCCCTGAATATGGCAATCCTTTCGGTATCACTTTCGCAAATTCCGAAAGAAACGCTGACTGTGATTGCTGTCTGTTTGTTAGTGGGGCTCTTTATAAAAATTGGCGCTTTCCCGGTTCACTTTTGGCTACCTGACGCCCACTCATCGGCACAGACGGCAGTGAGTGCCCTTCTTTCGGGTGTGGTAGTAAAGATCTCCGTATATGCCCTAATAAGGGTATCGCTTTTATTTTTTCTTGAAGCAAGACCGAACATCTTTGCCGTAATTACCGCGGTGGGAGTGTTGTCCGTAATGGGCGGGCATCTGATGGCGCTGAGACAGGAAGACATAAAGAGGCTTCTTGCTTATTCTACGGTGGCACAGATCGGTTATATTTTAATAGGCGTAGGAGTAGGCACGGCGGCAGGGATCACCGCGGCCGCTTTTCACGCGGTCAATCACATGTTCATGAAAGCCGGGTTGTTTATCACGGCGGGACATATTACAGAAGATATGAAGACTCGTAACATTTCGGAACTGCGGGGTCTTTATCATCATCGCCGTGGGTTTGTTGTTATCTTCACTATACTGGCTGCAGCGATAATAGGCATTCCTCCGCTAAGCGGTTTCATGGGTAAGTGGTATCTGATGCTCGCCTCTGTGTCTGCAGGAAACATAGTTCCAGCCCTGGCTCTGGCGATTGGGACAGTTCTTTCGGCCTTGTACTACCTGCGCATTTTGTCAGCCTTTTATTCACCCGGTGACGCTCCGCCTGCACGGGAAAATCCTTACTGGCCTTTCTTGGTTGCGGGAGCTTTTTCGGTATGCTGCGTTATTCTGGGGTTTGCCCCTTTCTTTCCTCCTCTCTGGGGTGTCTTTTCGGAAATAGGGATTTGCGCCATGGATAGGGCGGGGTATGTAGCGGCGGTGTTTTTGGAATGA
- a CDS encoding proton-conducting transporter transmembrane domain-containing protein: MSAGLRLSFVFDPLSILMATLALFMTAAVSIYSLGYAKPENRRERKLFSIAPWLFCLFSCLSVFSSDWFFFALFLELSSVVLFFMILPVNFRTAVYYLLAQLSGSLLVLLGAAFMLRETGTAAMGPVPAKLLWLFIPGVGIKAALPGLHFWLPKVHSEAPTPASALLSGFAVKLGIYGLARLVSPPAAPALLFLGPAMALYGVFQALMQHDAKRLLAYHTVSQLGYIVSAIGAGTALGVAAGAYHAVAHALFKGLLFLTVGTLEKAYGTRDLRFLGSGAARTFPLTFALFLVGALAIAGFPGMSGFASKAMVKTSLKETSHYAILWMLQAASVGTVLSFCKLGYFGFFAKDRQPLQPCAKELPRAKKDKFRNAGMGLLAAGTVFLGLRPQVLPTFMQINCPAFFESDAILSAVVPIFIGGILFLVLRKVLAPADHKTHDVDSLLTKIYVVLACCPALVAKLHTGRLRFYIVTVIITALSAFFFIASY; encoded by the coding sequence ATGTCGGCGGGATTGAGGCTTTCTTTTGTGTTCGACCCACTCTCCATATTGATGGCGACGTTGGCCCTGTTTATGACAGCCGCAGTCTCGATTTATTCCCTTGGATATGCAAAACCCGAAAACAGGAGGGAACGCAAACTTTTCTCCATTGCCCCCTGGCTCTTTTGTCTTTTTTCGTGTCTTTCTGTTTTTTCAAGTGACTGGTTCTTTTTCGCTCTGTTCCTCGAATTATCCTCAGTCGTGCTCTTTTTCATGATCCTGCCGGTGAATTTCCGCACCGCTGTTTACTATCTGTTGGCTCAGCTTTCGGGGTCGCTTTTAGTCCTTCTTGGCGCGGCTTTCATGTTGCGCGAAACAGGTACGGCCGCTATGGGGCCTGTCCCCGCCAAACTGCTTTGGCTTTTTATACCTGGAGTCGGTATCAAGGCTGCCTTACCTGGACTACATTTCTGGCTCCCAAAGGTCCATAGCGAGGCACCCACCCCAGCAAGCGCTCTGCTGTCGGGTTTTGCCGTCAAGCTTGGTATATATGGACTCGCCAGGCTGGTTTCGCCCCCTGCAGCACCGGCGCTTTTGTTTCTTGGCCCCGCTATGGCCCTCTACGGTGTCTTTCAGGCCCTCATGCAGCATGATGCAAAACGACTGCTGGCCTACCATACTGTGAGCCAGCTCGGCTATATAGTATCTGCCATAGGGGCAGGGACGGCTCTTGGCGTTGCCGCTGGTGCCTATCATGCCGTAGCTCACGCACTCTTTAAAGGTCTTCTCTTTCTGACTGTGGGCACCCTCGAAAAGGCGTACGGGACTAGAGATCTCCGTTTTTTGGGCTCCGGAGCTGCGCGTACCTTCCCCCTCACTTTTGCGCTATTTTTGGTGGGAGCTCTGGCAATAGCGGGCTTTCCTGGCATGAGTGGCTTCGCTAGCAAGGCCATGGTAAAAACCTCGTTGAAAGAAACATCCCATTACGCCATCCTTTGGATGCTCCAGGCGGCAAGCGTGGGAACTGTTTTGTCCTTCTGCAAGCTCGGATATTTTGGTTTTTTTGCTAAGGACAGACAGCCGCTACAGCCATGCGCAAAAGAACTGCCCCGCGCTAAAAAAGACAAATTTCGCAACGCAGGAATGGGACTTCTTGCTGCGGGAACTGTTTTTTTAGGACTTCGTCCGCAGGTTTTACCCACTTTTATGCAGATAAATTGTCCAGCTTTTTTCGAAAGCGACGCTATCCTCTCGGCGGTCGTTCCTATTTTTATCGGTGGAATCCTGTTTTTGGTGCTCAGGAAGGTTCTGGCCCCAGCAGACCACAAAACCCACGACGTGGATAGTTTGTTAACCAAAATCTATGTCGTCCTGGCGTGCTGCCCTGCCTTGGTCGCCAAACTCCACACAGGCAGGCTCCGCTTTTATATCGTTACCGTCATCATTACTGCTTTATCGGCCTTCTTTTTCATCGCAAGTTATTAA
- a CDS encoding AzlD domain-containing protein, translating to MKVWLVLFLGGILTYLTRLSFVYLFGLWEMPLWLQKSLRYVPPVVLSALIAPELFIRSGQFLISFENMKLLAGIVAIITAIFTKSMFWTISSGVLFMLISDILTKYL from the coding sequence ATGAAAGTATGGCTGGTTTTATTTTTAGGGGGAATTTTAACTTATCTTACGAGGCTATCTTTCGTCTACCTCTTTGGTTTATGGGAAATGCCTTTGTGGTTGCAAAAATCCTTGCGCTACGTGCCACCGGTTGTACTATCAGCTTTAATAGCGCCTGAGCTTTTCATAAGGTCAGGCCAGTTTTTAATTTCTTTTGAAAACATGAAGCTGCTGGCAGGCATAGTGGCTATCATAACTGCTATTTTTACGAAAAGTATGTTTTGGACAATATCGTCAGGAGTTCTTTTTATGCTGATTTCCGATATTTTAACAAAGTACCTATAG
- a CDS encoding AzlC family ABC transporter permease, giving the protein MGIGLKVQGSLYAFLEGVRDETPLLFAVVPFGVIYGITALEAGLTKLQTQLMSCMIFGGSSQFAASKLFAEAAPWSVIVLTVAIINLRHLLYSASVAPYLQELSFGWKALLAYLLTDEAYAVTINHYQKQQEHSYGHLYFLGAGIALWISWQLSTAVGITLGKMLPPKWPLDFFLPLTFIAILVPTLKSHSSVIVALVAGVSSLLLYELPYKLGPIAAALIGIMSGFVLEARRRRP; this is encoded by the coding sequence ATGGGAATAGGTTTGAAGGTTCAAGGAAGTTTGTATGCTTTTTTAGAGGGGGTTCGCGACGAAACCCCTCTACTCTTTGCCGTTGTGCCATTCGGAGTAATTTACGGCATTACGGCTTTAGAGGCAGGTTTGACAAAACTCCAGACTCAATTGATGTCTTGCATGATCTTTGGCGGTTCTTCGCAATTCGCGGCCAGCAAACTCTTTGCCGAGGCCGCTCCTTGGTCTGTGATTGTCCTCACGGTAGCGATAATAAACTTGCGTCATTTGCTCTACAGTGCTTCGGTTGCGCCATATTTACAAGAGCTCTCATTCGGTTGGAAAGCCCTTTTGGCATATCTTTTGACCGATGAAGCTTATGCCGTAACTATAAATCACTATCAAAAACAACAAGAGCACAGCTATGGACACCTATACTTTTTAGGTGCCGGCATTGCCTTATGGATAAGTTGGCAGCTGAGCACTGCGGTTGGTATCACTTTAGGTAAAATGCTTCCTCCGAAGTGGCCACTGGATTTTTTCCTCCCTTTAACCTTTATCGCTATTTTGGTCCCAACTTTAAAGAGCCATTCAAGTGTTATCGTGGCTCTTGTGGCAGGGGTTTCATCTTTATTGCTTTATGAACTCCCCTATAAATTAGGCCCAATCGCGGCGGCCTTGATCGGCATAATGAGCGGTTTTGTTTTAGAGGCAAGAAGAAGGCGGCCATGA